Below is a genomic region from Rosa chinensis cultivar Old Blush chromosome 5, RchiOBHm-V2, whole genome shotgun sequence.
AAAAGTTGGATGCATGGACCTTTTTCTTTCCTCGAACAATCCTTCATTAAGATCAAGATGTGCACGGGTTCTAGGAAATGTTAAAATAATTATGCATTAGTTTCTGGCTGTTGAGCTTTTTTAATAACTTTTCTATGAAAGAAAAAAGTGTTGTCCAAGTTATGCCTTTACTAGTTGTGTGGCTAGGTTTCGGCAAAAGCTGGACTGCCTTTTCTCCCATTAAGTGGCAGAGTAACTTTCCATGCCAAATGGTATACCATTCACAAATTTTTGCTTAAGAAATTGATCAGCAGTCATCTTATTTTGCTATTCCTGGACATCTCCTTTCCTATCCCATGGCTCCCAAAAGTAGATGTAAGTTGTATAAGGTAAGTTGTAAGTTGAGAAGGTTAAGAGGATGTCTATTCTTATTCCACTAGTCTGCTGCTGTTAGATTTGCCCCACTCTACTAGATACCCCTTCCTggttgtttttaaattaaacagcTTCCATAAGGGACCTAAGTAGGATTCATTTATCAATGCATGGTGAACAACAAATAACCTTATCTAGTTTCTGGGTAGCTGTGTATTTAGGAGTATAATTATCATTAGCATCCATTACTGCTTCTGGTTCCTAACCAGAACAGGAGATTTTGTTTCATCTAGTTGAAACTGATATGACTACATACTTCGGATCAAGTCTTCATCTAATATTATATTCTAGAAGGAAATTATAAAACTTACCATGTTTTCTCAAACTTCTCATTCTCATTAGGGCCTTATCCTTTAGCTTTTCCGTAAAGAACATTTTGAAGCTATTTTTGTATGACCACTGAATGAATATTAGGTGCCCTACCAAATCATGTTTTCACAGTGTCTATGTTAGAATACGAAGAATAAAATCTAGATACAATTGTTCTGTACTTGTTGATCAAGCAATGTATTACGAGTCTATGACACTGCCATATCTACTTAGATTCGTTTCAAATTGCAAAAGTTTTGATTACATTTGGCATGTATCATCAGTTATGGCCTATATGTAAATGTGAAATTTACGTAATAATATGCGTAatcttaaataaaaaaacagataTTTAGTTTCAAAATTGACAAGGGAACTCTGCATAGTATCAGATAAAAAGCTTGTTTCTCAACTCTTTTGGCATGTTTCCTTGGCCTGCCTTGAAATTTAATTATAAGGTGATTTGAGCTATGAACTTTTATACTGTTCTATAAGAGCATATGTTTAGGATGGGTTGCACATGCATGATGTTAATGGTTGTTTGTCTTGTGGCAGATGCTTAGTAGGTCTTCCAAGTAATAGTTTGATCTTCCCAAGTAAAGGTATGTCCTTTTTTCTTGGTTCCCAAAAGTCTTTGTTTTGGCTCTTAAATTGTTGATGTTATTTTTGGCTCTTGAATCAATACCTCAGAGATAAGACTCATGATCACATGAAATTATAGCATTGTACCTTTTCTATCCAATTATATCTCTGGGAGTTTCATCTTCTCTTGCCTACTGGTTTAATTTTTCACCAATAAACGGTTTTATTTCTTTAGTTGGTTAGAATTTGAATGAGTCAGCTGGTTTTATATAATGCAGTTTGTGTAGATGTCTGAGTCAACTGGGATTGGATTCAACTGGATTAGCTGACATGTAGAGGAGTTAGTCCAGATTGGTGCTGCTAGCCTGCTCTTTCTCGTCCCACCCGTCCTCACCAACTGCTTTTTCGTCTGCTGTAGTAACTCTGGGAGGATTGGAGTTGATATTTGTATGGTTAATGAATGAGGTTTCTGGAATTCAGGCGTTTGAAACTCTGTTTGACTGCTGTATGTGTGACCATACTCGTTTTTAATTTCAAGGATGTGCTTTGTTGTTGTTGCCAGTAATGCACATGTTATCGTGAATCTGCATTCTTATACATGGATTTCTGGACAAACCCAAATTGCCCCTATTACTATCTTTGAATGTTCATGTGTAAACTAGATTAGCTTTTGGGACTTTTTCAGTCTatcccttttgtttttcttgtggTGGTTTGCTACCCAACTTTCTCGTGACCCGAGTGTTTAGGAGTTTGTTTAGTACAACTTTCGAATTTCGAAATGAACAAACTAGGACAAAAATGACAAATACACCTCATCGGGTTAAGTTTCTTTTACACTAATACCCTGTTTAGTTACAAGTCGTGTTATAGAACTCggccttttgtttttcttttcgtcTTCTATGCCAGAAGCGGTGTATATATCCTCAAGGGTTTGTTTTTGTATACAAAGTTCATGCACCTTCTGAAGCGATCAACATCATTTTATCCCtatattcaaagtttcaaaccttGTGATGGCAACAGGATAGGATTTTGTTCGTTAGTGAACTCATTTGCATGTGGCTTTGTCTTCGTAGTCAATATTAATATGGCCTAATGTCGGTGAACGCGGATTGGATCAGACGGAGTCAAGTCCTAACAACCCAGGATTATACCCtctcatatttatagaaatAGCTTTCAGATTATGGGCCGAGTCCACCTTTGTATTAGGTATTTTAATTCATGATAGACCAATGTCAAACGTTTTAGATGGAGATGGTGTATAGCTTTAAATTATCATAAGAAAAAGATAGCAACTAGACGACTAGTCACCATTAAAAACAACTAAATGGAGTAAATGAGAACGCAATTTAAGTCAAAAGCTTAATCCagacccaaaaaacaaaagcacTTCTATTAACACCATTCCATATTCAATTTACAGTTATTGATGAGCATCTGATTTTGCTTATATAAGttataaaatttcaaaattccgTTCATGAAAGAAGTGTAATTAATATCAGCACCATTCAATATTCAATTTATAGCACTGTTATCCCAGCCGCTACACGCAGACATTCAACCAAGAAAAATGGGTTAGGCTAATATAACGCAAACCAGCACCACTATAATTCTCAGATGCCAACATTAAAGTTTGACCTAACTTTGATCTTCACATTATTTTATAAGTAAAATCTCCCGCATACTCTCAGCATCATACGAAACTATGACCAAGACACCATGAAAGGAGGAGGAACGAAAGTTGTATCTCAGCTAAAATTACAATAATATTCTTCAAATGTACAGAACCATCTAACTAAAAGCCGTCGAAAGCTTTTGACAACAAAGAGAAATAAAGCATGTTTTGTTCATATGAACGAAAGGGTTAACTGAAAAAATATGTGGTTTATAGACAACATCAACAGCAAAgaataaagaagaagagaaaacagCTAACAACAACAAAGCGATTTGGTACCAAAAGGTTCTACGTATGTGTGTTTAGAAATTTAAGTTGGAACTAATATCAATGGCTGCTCTCATCTCTACTGAGTTTGCAAATCCTAAGAACCGCGGTGGACGCATTACCAGCGCCGTTGATCACTTCCTTTTCCAGCTTCTGAATTGAGCTCATGATCGCCGTTGCTCTCCACTCCGATTCACCGCCATCATCTCCGTCACCATTCTTCTCTTCACCCACTTTCGGCCTTTTCAACGGTCTCATTGAACCACCAAACGACGACGTCCCATCAAACCCTACCTCATCCtgcataattaattaatttaatttgaaaCTTTAGTTTCTGCACAAAATGTTACAAAtcaaacgaaaagaaaaaaggaaaaaaaaaaagaaacacgaAGAATTAAGATGATTCATACATCAGAATAATCCACATCTACATTCTCTCGCAGTCGCTTCGACACCGAAATCTCGGCTTCACTATCCGAACCGCTCACTGCTGGTGGACGCTGTGCCGGTGAGTAAGAACAGCATGACCATGGAACCACCTGGTTctcatcctcttcctcctcatcctcaacgtcatcatcttcttcatcttcatcatcataataatcttcttcttcttcttcattctctGCTTCGCTTTCTTGCTCCTCGTTCAGGTCAATCTTTCTACAGCTTCCAACGCAACTCTGGCAGACCGACACCGTCGGCGTCAGCTTGGCTCCGCAACTCGTCCACGGCGTCTGCGACTGGCACACATGGCAGAGAAGAACTCTCGGATGCTTCGCCACCAGAAAGTTAGCTCCGTGAACTTTCTCGTCGCAGTCCCAGCATAAACTCGCGCGGTCCGCCTCGCAGTACATCCGAGCTCTCACTCCACACAGCTCGCACTCTTTCATCTTCGCCTAGCTTTCTCTCCCAGTCTCGCACACCACGAATATATATGGAGCTAGCTCTCTCTTACGCACTGGATTTACGCAAATAACCCTCTCGGCTCCGCAGGTTGCTTAGAAGGTGGCAGGGACACTTCCGTCAATTTAGAACAGctgagagaaaatggcaaaaatATCTCTTCGGCAGCCTCATATCTTTTATACCCTGCTCTGAGGTCCGCGTCCTACAATCCACTTCCTCCAATAACTTACAGATACGTCATGTGCCTGTCACGTGACTCTGAGTTTCTACCTCGTGGTGGCGAGATGCGGTGGTCTCTGACAGTGAAATACGGGAATACGCGAAACAGAGGATTTGAAAAACCAGCCACTACAAAACCAGGATCTGCCCGGAGCGCGACACGTGTCTCTTCGTTTATGGGAGAggggaaaatatattttattattttgtggATCCTGTAAGGACGGGGCATGCTTGGATTCGAGCCTTGTCCTACGTGGAGGGTTTTGGGCCACAAGGGATTCGTGGCCACGTGACTCGCAGGTGGGTTTCGTCGAAGGGTCTTGCTTTGGTGGGACTGGACCTACGGGAAGAGATTATGATCCCTGCCCTGGCTTTCGGCTAGCAATGAGTAGAGTAATAAGAATTCTTTGCCTAATCTTTTATCTTTTTTAAATCCATTTTATCTTTGGCAGATAACATTATTGGTTGATTAGCCAATAAAGAAGTGGGAGACTAATTTAGGGCCCAGGAAGTTATGGGCAGGGTCGTGGTGGTATGGTGGCCATGTGTTAGGCATATATTGTTGTGTTGGCATTAGAGATCATTGTTGGGATGCATTCCCGAACAAATGTTTGATACCTAACTTAACTAGTAAACGCTGACccgaaaataaaaaaagttcgGTCTAAACTTTTTCGAACCCAGCAGAGTGATATCTAAATTTTCAAAATGATTCAATAAGTACCTGAACTCTCAAAATCATATCACTAAGGTTTTTCGGTCTATATTTCATTATTCTTCCGTTAAGTGCAGGGGCAAATCATTGCAATTAATTTTTATccttatactttgtttttccagaatattttgttatataatcACATTTTTTGGTTTCTTAATTTTATTATGTAAAAATTCATTGCAATTTTAGGCTAACTTttaaagaacaataaaaattattcaagaaaacatgaTGTCAGAATGTTGGATATTGTTATTATTTATCAGGAGACAATAActggaggtaaaatttgatggaaAATTTCACATGAATAATGTTGGAGGGAAGAGTTTGGAGGGAAAGTAAGATAGAAATGAAGGAAATGTGTTTGTGCATGTCAGATGAAGTTATGATAGTATTGGTCAATTTGAGTGAAATGTCTTATTTACATCCGCACTTATCGGAGGAATAACGAAATATAGAAGGAAACACCTTAATAATGTGGTTTTGGAAGTCcaggtacctatttgatcactttgaaagtcCAGCTACCATTCTGTCTAATCCAAAAAAGTTTAGAACTCACCTATGATAAAAACCCAAATAATAAATAAGAACTAAATAGTAATGAGGTTAGTTAGCTATAATATTTTAAAAGATAGTTTTTTatagtacattaatgtattgaTAGTTTGATAAATCAAGTAGAGTAGATTGATACAGAAGTAAACCCACTTTATGTATTGGTAGACTAATTTAGCTTGATCTTGACATACTCTGCAACTATAGAGAGTTGGTCTATTGCTAGAAAGAGTTGGTCTATATTTAATATATTGCTACGTTAATGTATCATCAAacttttcaaaacgaaaaatcACAGATTATACATGCATATTTACTATTGTACTTAAAAACAACATTGATGATGAGCTCAATTGGGTCACTAAATTTTTCGAGTCTAATCATGTTAAAATGGTAACAATAACATTCAATTAGAATGCGTATTAGCTAATAAATATtatgactaaattcagtttattcCCTCAAACTTTAGGGTAAATATTAGTTTGgaccttgatttttttttaatcactaTGGTCTCTACACTTCTAATTTTCATCACCTgcatccaaatttcaaattcctctcaatttgtGACGTCACTTGCTGAGTTGGAGCCAATATAGAGCCCACTTTTCGGCCTTTGAACTCCTAAGAagggcaaaatagacatctCAACTCCAATATACGTTCTTTACCTGATTCTAACACAACTTAGATGAAAATTGGATTATTTTAACTTAATAATGATTGTTTATTGTATGTATATTTAGGAGACAAAATGATAaatcatttcttcttttttgatatACAATTTCTTGAGCGTAATCATGTGGCAACTTCATGATTTAGGATGGTACTAGGTGGCATATGGTTCCATCATAGGAAATCTTTGTATGCTGaggtgtggggggggggggtggttggTGTCAAGTTGTGGAAAACAGCTAGTAGTATTGGAAATGAATGGAAGATGTATGCACATAGTTGAATAGTACGTTCTTGTGGCGGAGAGTTCGTGATGGAAGATATGAGGTTCTCTGCATCAAGACAAAGGGAAGGTGCCtgctctttttctttgtttttgagcTTAAATCTCAATCAAGAGCAATAAGGAGTAGGGGCCACGGGGGAACGACTAGAATGATGCAGAAATGAGGTCCACCCTAGTGAAAGACTCCAAGCATTTCTCCATCTTTGGATCCAAAATATGGATAGTATTTCATTAGTTTTGGATAATGTAGACAAAATGTTCATTAGTTTTGGATATTATGACActagtatttatttattttccaactcACTGCTCTCAGTTTCGAGAAAAGAACTTCAATTAAGGACCTTCACCTTTGTCGTAAAGAAATTATTTTaatattgagaaaataatttctTTCGATCGTAGTTAACATCGTCAAACACTCaaactcatttatttatttaataacGTTGAGTGCTTTGataattttcaattaatttgATCTTTTGTTGAGATGATTTTATAGGGTTATCGAGTTCGACAATGAATTATGAATTAATGTACTGTTTCGATCCATCGTAACATTGCTTGCACTATATATGTAATAGAAAAATGAAAGAGAAGCATGCATGTAATAGGATCATTTGGTCAATCACCGtctgattgaaatcggacggctGACAGATAAGTGATGAAATTTGAGATAAGTTCTGTCAGCCGtctgatttcaatcggacggtgaCTGATCAAATGATCCTTGATCAGTTGCTGACCAGGGGAACAGGACTCTAGTATATATATGGAGTATACGCAAATATCATATGAGGTTGTCTATGATACTcgcatgtgtgtgtgtattatcttgctttttaattttcatttccaagTCTACTACTAGCAAAAGAAGCAACATACACAGATTTTAAAACATTGACTTTCACActataataaataaatgaattttAAATTGTAGatacagatatccgtgtgaattgaATGATTGAGTCCTACATAAGAATATGCTCACACTAATATtcactgaaatcagtgtgattAGACTTTCTCATAGACTGTATGTTTGTATGTACCAAATATTTACTCTGATATTTGTGTAAATTAAGTACACATAGATATGTACTCatcataataataaaattatatgTAAAATAACTTTTAGTCACACAATCATATATATAACAATGGACGTTCATGTTGTAATTTTAaagttttatggtgattgttgGATGTTCTCCTCAAGTAATCCCCTCTTCCGGCCGGCCATTTGACTTGCATAAACATGCTCCATCTCTTCTCCATACCTAACAAAAAAGTACTATATTATTCCAATTTGCTTTATTCATGATAAGTTGATAAGTTCTTCACCCTTAATTAGATGCGAATGGATCTTCCACCTTGTACTTGTACCAAGGGCGGAGCTACGGGGTGGCTACCCTATGCTATAGCCCGACTAGGTGACATTATGAAACTTCTATATAGATTGTGTATAAATCTTATGAGTTTCTTATATACAGGGGGGTTTTGGAGTGGACATtcgcacttcgctaaagtgcggacgtcgatgcTTCTGCAGCGTTTTAGGTGGCAGCAGCAGCGCGGGGCTTGCTGGACGGAGGCAAAAGGCATCCCAAACCTCTTCTAGGTAGGGATCGAGGTTGAAGGATTCTGGGCAGCGCTGCAATCTCGTCGCCGATGACTCCACCCGATTGCAAACTGGTCCGTCCGACCCCTGACCTTTGTCAGGCAAGCAGCGCCGAGCCGTCGTGACCTAAGCAGAGCTGCAGCGTCGATGTCTGCACTTTAGCGACAGTGcagacgtcctcttcagaacattttcgttcttatacacacacacacacacacacacacacacacacacacacacacattccgACTACGGTGCAGACTTCCGTATCTTGCGGACAGTACGGATTTCCCGTTttcccccactttccgatcacattttcacatcttaaccgttcagtttttagatcctaatgtatagatcatctctgcaaaatttcagccaatttggtgatcgttaagtcaTCCAGTTCGACAGATTAGGTCCgtttgtgtaaattgcagttttggataccttaacaatcaccaaattggctgaaattttgtggagatgatctatacattaggacctaaaaactgaacggttaagatcaaaatatgtgatcggaaagtgggtgaaaacaggaaatccgtaccaaAATTTCCGTATAGacatccgcacctgagaaaaatgtgtgtgtgtgtgtgtgtgtatatatatatatatatctgtgtgtgtgtgtagccCTTCCACTAAAAgatccctttttttgtttttttctagggatagggcattagaccaattttttgatcatattttggcatcttaaccgttcagtttttaggtcctaatgtgtagatcacgtctgcaaaatttcagctaaattgattatcattagGGCATTCAAAACCGTGACTTAAGATTATAAGtttgaacggttcaagtttgacagatttggttcgttcattaatttaatctagtttgataccttcaCGATCATCGATTTGGCTAAAAAATTGCAGAAgtaatctatacattatgacctaaaaactgaacggttgaaatgccaaaatataatcgaaaagttAGTTTCATGCCCTATctctagaaaagaccaaaaaaagaatcCCTCACTAGAGggcactatatatatatatatatatatcaaaagtTGAACCCAAACGgaaactgaaaatttgcagagtgATAGACAAATTGAATCGTACACTAGAGCACGTGAATAAAATGATCAGTATGTAACCTTAATTAATGGAGCTTCTAAGTTTGTAAGGTACTGATCGATAACATATACGAGAAAGAGACAAATAATCAAAGGTAGGGTAGCGAAGGAAAGAAGAGGAGGAGTTCCAGGAAGGTAGGAAGGCAGGCCAAAGCATCCCAGAAGATCGTACACAGCATCACTGGTGCGTACCAGGGAGCTTCTTCCCACCACCTTCAAGGTTTAATGATTGAATTGGTTTCTGAAGATCTAGTTCCTAAGTTAATACCACAACTTTTTCCTTTATTAACACTGCTACTGTAAAAAGTCTAGGGCCCAAATGCAAAATTTTTTGTATTCAAccctaattaattaatcatggaGTAGCGTAATAGGTAAAGGAAGGTAGCAAGTACCTAAAtcttgtatttagccctaattAATTCGAGAAGAGATATTACATTGGGTTATCTCTTTCCTTCCTGAATTTTAATGATCCAACATTTCTATTGATATGCGTCAATTTGTGCAACCTGTTTTGAGTTACTTGAACTAATTGATATTTTAACGTGTGGTAACTTAAGCTAGTTCAGAGCGGTTGTCTATTTTTCAATGTCATCTTGTCCACCCTTACGGCGTAGAGTACTGAGTTCCCATTTACAGTTCAGCTTTCTTATTTAATGTGCAGCAGATAACACTAAAGCTTCACTAGAATAAGATAAttcaatgtaatttttttttaatcaagggaGGTCAGCCATTTATTGAAAGAAACAAACTTACACAATACAAAACTCAGTTGCAATCGCAGCTTGTAAAAATTCTGggactgaaaaataaaaagcattCTAGCAAAGGGAATGGGCATGGGTAGCCAACAAGTGTGCTACTCCATTACCTTGCCGACCTACGTGTAGTACCTGCACAACATTTTGGACTGCCAATAGAGCCACTACATCATCATATATCCTGCCCAGTAAAGACGGATTAGTAGTGTCATGCAATGAAAGTTGACGGTGAACCTCCATAGCATCGGTTTCCAGTATAGCTGGACCAAACTCGTGCTCCCCCACAAACTCTAGTGCAGCTTTGCATTCTAACATCATCCCGGA
It encodes:
- the LOC112165328 gene encoding zinc finger protein CONSTANS-LIKE 4 is translated as MKECELCGVRARMYCEADRASLCWDCDEKVHGANFLVAKHPRVLLCHVCQSQTPWTSCGAKLTPTVSVCQSCVGSCRKIDLNEEQESEAENEEEEEDYYDDEDEEDDDVEDEEEEDENQVVPWSCCSYSPAQRPPAVSGSDSEAEISVSKRLRENVDVDYSDDEVGFDGTSSFGGSMRPLKRPKVGEEKNGDGDDGGESEWRATAIMSSIQKLEKEVINGAGNASTAVLRICKLSRDESSH